A region of Saimiri boliviensis isolate mSaiBol1 chromosome 10, mSaiBol1.pri, whole genome shotgun sequence DNA encodes the following proteins:
- the NOD1 gene encoding nucleotide-binding oligomerization domain-containing protein 1, with protein sequence MEEEAPSEMEIIPSEAHPHIQLVKSNRELLVTHIRNTQCLVDNLLKNDYFSAEDAEIVCACPTPPDKVRKILDLVQSKGEEVSEFFVYLLQQLADAYVDLRPWLLEIGFSPSLLIRSKVVVNTDPVSRYTQQLRHHLGRDSKFMLCYAQKEELLLEETYMDTIMELVGFSNESLGSLGSLACLLDHTTGVLNEQGETIFILGDAGVGKSMLLQRLQSLWATGRLDAGVKFFFHFRCRMFSCFRDSDRLCLQDLLFKHYCYPEQDPEEVFAFLLRFPQVALFTFDGLDELHSDLDLSRVPDISCPWEPAHPLVLLANLLSGKLLKGASKLLTARTGVEVPRQFLRKKVLLRGFSPSHLRAYAKRMFPERAVRDRLLSQLEANPNLCSLCTVPLFCWIIFRCFQHFHAAFEGSPQLPDCTMTLTDVFLLVTEVHLNRMQPRSLVQRNTRSPVETLRASRDTLCSLGQVAHWGMDRSLFVFTQEEVQASGLQEGDRQLGFLRALPELGPGGEQQSYEFLHLTLQAFFTAFFLVLDDRVGTRELLRFFREWMPSGGAVAASCYPPFLGFRCLQGSGPVGEDLFKNKDHFQFTNLFLCGLLSKAKQKLLRYLVPAAALRRKRKALWAHLFSSLRGYLKNLPRVQVESFSQVQAMPTFLWMLRCIYETQSQKVGQLAARGICANYLKLTYCNACSADCSALSFVLNHFPKRLALDLDNNNLNDYGVQELRPCFSRLTVIRLSVNQITDGGVKVLSEELTKYKIVTFLGLYNNQITDVGARYITKILDECKSLTHLKLGKNKITSEGGKCLALAVKNSRSISDVGMWGNQVGDEGAKAFAEALRNHPSLTILSLASNGISTEGGKSLARALQQNTSLEILWLTQNELNDEVAESLAEMLKVNQTLKHLWLIQNQITAKGTAQLADALQNNTGITEICLNGNLIKPEEAKVYEDEKRIICF encoded by the exons ATGGAAGAGGAGGCCCCTAGTGAGATGGAAATAATCCCGTCAGAGGCACACCCCCACATTCAATTAGTGAAAAGCAACCGGGAACTTCTGGTCACTCACATCCGCAACACTCAGTGTCTGGTGGACAACCTGCTAAAGAATGACTACTTCTCGGCTGAAGACGCGGAGATTGTGTGTGCCTGCCCCACCCCGCCCGACAAG GTCCGCAAAATTCTGGACCTGGTACAGAGCAAGGGCGAGGAGGTGTCCGAGTTCTTCGTCTACCTGCTCCAGCAACTCGCAGATGCTTACGTGGACCTCAGGCCTTGGCTGCTGGAGATTggcttctccccttccctgctcATTCGGAGCAAAGTCGTGGTCAACACTGACCCAG TGAGCAGATACACCCAGCAGCTGCGACACCATCTGGGCCGTGATTCCAAGTTCATGCTGTGCTATGCCCAGAAGGAGGAGCTGCTGCTGGAGGAGACCTACATGGACACCATCATGGAGCTGGTCGGCTTCAGCAATGAGAGCCTGGGCAGCCTGGGCAGCCTGGCCTGCCTCCTGGACCACACCACCGGCGTGCTCAATGAGCAGGGAGAGACCATCTTCATCCTGGGCGATGCTGGGGTGGGCAAGTCCATGCTGCTGCAGCGGCTGCAGAGCCTCTGGGCCACGGGCCGGCTAGACGCAGGGGTCAAATTCTTCTTCCACTTTCGCTGCCGCATGTTCAGCTGCTTCAGGGACAGTGACAGGCTGTGTCTGCAGGACCTACTCTTCAAGCACTACTGCTACCCGGAGCAGGACCCCGAGGAGGTGTTCGCCTTCCTGCTGCGCTTCCCCCAGGTGGCCCTCTTCACCTTCGATGGCCTGGACGAGCTGCACTCGGACTTGGACCTGAGCCGTGTGCCTGACATCTCCTGTCCCTGGGAGCCTGCCCACCCACTGGTCCTACTGGCCAACCTGCTCAGCGGGAAGCTGCTCAAGGGGGCTAGCAAGCTGCTCACGGCCCGCACAGGTGTCGAGGTCCCGCGCCAGTTCCTGCGGAAGAAGGTGCTTCTCCGGGGCTTTTCCCCCAGCCACCTGCGCGCCTACGCCAAGAGGATGTTCCCAGAGCGCGCGGTGCGGGACCGCCTGCTGAGCCAGCTGGAGGCCAACCCCAACCTCTGCAGCCTGTGCACCGTGCCCCTCTTCTGCTGGATCATCTTCCGGTGCTTCCAGCACTTCCACGCCGCCTTCGAAGGCTCACCGCAGCTGCCTGACTGCACGATGACCCTGACCGACGTCTTCCTGCTGGTCACCGAAGTCCACTTGAACAGGATGCAGCCCAGGAGCTTGGTGCAGCGGAACACACGCAGCCCGGTGGAGACCCTCCGCGCCAGCCGGGACACACTGTGCTCGCTGGGGCAGGTGGCCCACTGGGGCATGGACAGGAGCCTCTTTGTCTTCACCCAGGAGGAGGTGCAGGCCTCCGGGCTGCAGGAGGGAGACAGGCAGCTGGGCTTCCTGCGGGCCTTGCCGGAGCTGGGCCCCGGTGGGGAGCAGCAGTCCTACGAGTTTTTGCACCTCACCCTCCAGGCCTTCTTCACGGCCTTCTTCCTCGTGCTGGACGACAGAGTGGGCACTCGGGAGCTGCTCAGGTTCTTCCGGGAGTGGATGCCCTCTGGGGGGGCAGTGGCTGCGTCCTGCTATCCTCCCTTCCTTGGGTTCCGGTGCCTGCAGGGCAGCGGCCCGGTGGGGGAAGACCTCTTTAAGAACAAGGATCACTTCCAGTTCACCAACCTCTTCCTGTGCGGGCTGTTGTCCAAAGCCAAACAGAAACTCCTGCGGTACCTGGTGCCCGCGGCGGCCCTGAGGAGGAAGCGCAAGGCCCTGTGGGCACACTTGTTCTCCAGCCTGCGGGGCTACCTGAAGAACCTGCCCCGAGTTCAGGTGGAAAGCTTCAGCCAGGTGCAGGCCATGCCCACGTTCCTCTGGATGCTGCGCTGCATCTACGAGACGCAGAGCCAGAAGGTGGGGCAGCTGGCGGCCAGGGGCATCTGCGCCAACTACCTCAAGCTGACCTACTGCAACGCCTGCTCGGCCGACTGCAGCGCCCTCTCCTTCGTCCTGAACCACTTCCCCAAGCGCCTGGCCTTAGACCTGGACAACAACAATCTCAACGACTATGGCGTGCAGGAGCTGCGGCCCTGCTTCAGCCGCCTCACCGTTATCAG ACTGAGCGTAAACCAGATCACTGATGGCGGGGTAAAGGTGCTAAGCGAAGAGCTGACCAAATACAAAATTGTGACATTTTTGGG TTTATACAACAACCAGATCACCGATGTTGGAGCCAGGTACATCACCAAGATCCTGGATGAATGCAAAAGCCTCACTCACCTTAA ACTGGGTAAAAACAAAATCACGAGTGAAGGAGGGAAGTGTCTCGCCCTGGCTGTGAAGAACAGCAGATCAATCTCTGATGTTGG GATGTGGGGCAATCAAGTTGGGGATGAAGGGGCAAAAGCCTTTGCGGAGGCTCTGCGGAACCACCCCAGCTTGACCATCCTGAG TCTTGCGTCTAACGGCATCTCCACAGAAGGAGGAAAGAGCCTTGCAAGGGCCCTGCAGCAGAATACGTCTCTAGAAATACTGTG gCTGACCCAAAATGAACTCAACGATGAAGTGGCAGAGAGTTTGGCAGAAATGTTGAAAGTCAACCAGACGTTAAAGCATTTATG GCTTATCCAGAATCAGATCACAGCTAAGGGGACTGCCCAGCTGGCAGATGCGTTACAGAACAACACTGGCATAACAGAGATTTG